One Glycine max cultivar Williams 82 chromosome 8, Glycine_max_v4.0, whole genome shotgun sequence genomic window, AAATCAGAACCAATGAACGAAAATGCAcaacatttaaccaaaaaaatacattcaattACGATGTAATGCATCCTACCACTCTGCATAAACTATACATTTCACGTCTTTTGATGAAGATATCACATCGACTAGTGTTGagaccaaaataatatatataaataagagaCAATCCTCATCTTACAAATTGATTTCATAAAGTTGAGTTAGATTAATAACTCACATAATATCCTAGTGATTTGTTGTCGAGTGTTAAAGATCTCACATCTATTATGGTAGGTTTGAATTATTGAACCTCATCTCAATATTTGTGATGAAGATATGTCTCCAATGAGGAGTTCTAAATGGAGGTTTCTCAGCGTTCATTAATCCGTATCCCTTTTCATCCCTATTAAGCATGCTCTATTTGAAAACTGAATTTActgtttataataatatttcatacGCTTTCAAACCGTAAATGCTGTTGATTTCTAAAGCTCACCACTATTGAAAAGTCTTGAATGATGAGTTCCAAATGGTGGCTTCACGACTTGCATTACATCTTGTATTCTCTAACAAACAGCATAATTTTTTCGCCATCTATTTTGTTCAACAATTCCAATTTCATCTCCAATCATAATTCAATTTACTGTCTAAATAATCTTTCTTTCACTTTCAAAGTGTAATGCTGTTTATTTCTGAAGCTCATTACTCTTGAAAAGTCTTCATAAAGATAACAACTGTCAGGTCTACATTAATACTGTATACACGACAAGGACCCTATTTGATTACTCCAATGTTGTCAAAGCtcgaattataattttttttcttcaaatggaGTGAATTGATCTGTGAATTTTTAGCCTGCAAAAGTCCAAATATCCCTTCTGCTCCCCTGGGAATGATTAGAAGAAGGGAAAACCAATAGCCTAGAGAAAAAGAATAGCTGAACTAGGAAAATTTTGGTTTTGCAAAATTTGACAATTGCTATCTGAAAGATCAAGAAAGCAATCATTACCAAGAGAAAGAGATGCAATAAGACAACTATTATACCCACAACAAAGTATTATGGCATGTAATGTTAATGAATACTCACTACAATCCTTAAGCATCCAAAGGACTAATTGAGATCAATACACATGTACTGTATCGGAACCAAGGTAATTGTCAATACTCAATCTAGCTACAATTGGGAGAAGCATCAGTTCTTCAGTGACTCATTTTCatgataaatttgttcataTCGAAAAGATAGACACATAACAGCATATAAAAAACACAGGCCTTAATTTTGATTCCCTGCAGGCAAAGTACTTAACTCTTCCATAAAACCATCCAATTCTGAGAACCCATCAAGGAAACCACTGAACTTCTCGTTTGACTTTGACCTCCACACATCATCTTGAACTTCCTCCTCTTTATGTTCATTCTTTAGCCTTGTCCCATTTTGTAGACTCAGAAACTCCTCTTCATCTTGCATGATCATGGCCTTCTTGGGGTGTGAATCCATTGGTTCTTTGGTTAGTGCAGTTTCGGACTTGCTTCCACCTGTTCCTTCTTCTTTTGGCTTTCCTGTGAGCCTTTGAACCAACTCTCTGAAATTTGCAGCATCAGTTTTGATGATTTCTGGAGTATACACATGAATTATCCTGATCTTTGGCTTGGTTTTTGAGACCAAATGTGAATCTTTGTTAATTCCTAGCTTTGTCATCTCTTTTTTGGTTGATTCTGAATGTTGAAAGAAAAGTGGATTGAAACTGATGGTTACCTGCTACTATATCCTGCAAGAAAACAAGGTGCAGATTCTCATGTTTACTTGAAGCTGTCTTTTGGAAACTAAGATTGGATATACATCTCACCAAATTTATagtcaataaattaataaagcaAGAAAGACATAATGGGTCCCGCCTACtcatacatgtaatttttttcttcaatatttaATGTCTCTCTGCATTGACAATTTATAACAATGAAATATGAGAGCCATGTCCTAAGGTCATTTGGCCACTTGTTACATTCAATTTGATCTTATTTTGCCACATGTCAAACTAATGATTAGACCAAATTCCTTAGTTTGTCATTTATTCAATTGAGTGCAGCCTGTTAATTTGTAGCCACCACCAATTTAATAATACTGTATATCCTTTATTCTTGATGTGTATAGTCTCTATTTCTATTAATTTAGCTGTGGCAGGATATTCATTGAGAAACGCATCTAGCTCACACAGATTAGGCCAAAGTTCATACATTTTACCCTTTGGAAAAGACTAGGAAAATTTTTTCAATCAACAATATTAGTTCCCTACCGCACTTTCTCTATATTGTGAGTTTTGAATTATCCATTTAGGTCTTGATATAATGAGTTTGATACTAACTCaactttataaaatcaatttgtaAGATGAAGATTGTTGttcattcatatatattatattttgacaCTTTAGTCAACGGGAAATTTTAACATGTCTCCTTTTACTCAGGGCTACCTGTTACAATGTAGAAATTCAACATACCCTCCTTTGCCCACAGCTACCCACTACAATTAAGATGAGCTAAGAGTGATCACAATGGCTTTCCAACATTTCCCTCACACTCAAAGCTACCCGTCTAGAGGGTGATAAACACGAGTGACCTACCAATGAATCTAGAATAGACTTTGATATCATGTTATAACATTGGTTTGAATCTAACTTAAAAACTAGCGTACTCCATTGctcagaggctcttcgctatgcgaaggtatgggggagggatattgtacgcagccttacccttgcatatacaaagagactgtttccggattcgaacccatgaccaacaagtcaccaaggcacaactttaccgctgcataTGCAAAATCGACTTATATAGTGAGGATTGCTTCTCATTCCTCACTCATGCATCCTATCTCGACATTATCTTTAACGAATGAGAGACTTCAACATACTCTCTTTTGCCAACGGTTACCTGCCTCAATGTGGGACATCAACACATTCCTCTTTGTCCACGACTACCCGCCATAACTAAGGTAGACTAAGGTGAACCAAAATTAAGGTGACTTTCCAATATCTCCTGCACGCTCAAGGCTACCCGCCTAGAGCGGAATAAACATTGATGATCCATCAATGAATCTAAGATAgactctgataccatgttaCAACGTGGGTTTGAGCTTAACTCAACCTTAGAAAACTGATTTGTAAGGTGAGGATTGTTCCCCACTTATATACTTTATCTCAACACTTTCTTTAATCAATGTGAAACTTCGACACATCCCCTTTAACCTACAACTATCTACGATAATGTGAGACTTCAACATACTCTTGTTTGCCCACGACTACTTGCCACAACTAAAGGGGACTATGGGTGACAACAATTAAGGTAATTTTTCAACAAGGCCTAAATGAGCAATTTAAGCATCATGTACTACATTTCTATTTCTGTGTCGATGAAGATACCAATTTAACATAGGGATTATCTAAAAAAGAAAccaaattttattcttatgttCATTCAAATTGATAAGTATATTGGGACTTGAAcacaaatattaagaaaaatccaAAATCAAATTGACTAGagataatacaaaataaaataaaattatatataaataggaTAACTCTTACCATCACATTCTGAGAAAGTATTAGGAATtgaattaaactcaaatttaaattctaagataATATCAGATTATGACAAGAAAAAGGTATATATAATCATAGTAatgtatataaatgagataatcTTCActtttataagttaattttatgaaattaagttATGCTCAAATTCCAACTTTAAGATAATATTGAAAGGGGATTCATCCTCTATGATCTTTATCTGACAAAAGTGAAGATCACGAATGTGATAGCTCGTGAGATCAGTGCAAAAGATGTACGCAAAGATTAGCCTACATAGCACATCTGTTGGGTTTGTGAAGATCAGCGAAGCACACCAGAGTGTTGTGTCCTAATGGATTAGTAAATATTCTTGCAgcataaggattttttttctagtCTGATAAGACTACCCCACGTGGGGGCGGGTTGTGGTCCCTCCTGCCCATGCACGTGAGTCCTAATTAAGGATTTTGTCAGTGACAGTTAATAAGTACAATGCAACAACAGGTTTTTCACTCTTGAAAATGAAATCATTGAGCTCCCTGAAACAAGAGGAAGCAGAGATAATAGGATTTTcaggggaaaaagaaaaagtacaaaaaatttatacagTCAAGCTCTCTGTGTATATCCTATTTCCGTAGTAAATTTTCAGTGAAGAAAATACGCACTCCTAAgtaatatactaaaaatattggttaaggaattaaacataaattttttatgttgagATTGCATTAAAAATTACAGAAGAAAATAGTATACtattacacttttctcaataaatagtaaaaaaaatcacttttgattCTTTAACCAGTCTCCATAGGTGGTTAGCATTTTCTAAACAGGAAAAGTAAAAATGGATAATTATGATATGATTTGTGAAGAATTTGTAAGATAGTTAATGTTCATAATTaggatgaaatatatttttgatgttttattttattattaaaatttgttttgatctttatcttttaaagatttattttggtattttatctttaaaatttggGTCAATATTGCATTTTCGTCAATCTGAAACTAGCATTGTTAgtgttttatataataattaattttaatatagtgacaatttttaactgttattataatatttaaagtttcaaaaattaaaagaaaaggaaagcaaAGTGTGTGCATGAGAGTCTCTTTGTCCCCCTTATATGAAAGGGAGTAAGTGAAGAAAAATCTatgattgttgttgctaacaAAAAGGAGAGAATAGAATACAATTGGGTTCTCAGATCAATCCCCCTTCCTTTGTGCAGGGatctcaaaaataaataagaagaggatgagaaatccattttttgtgttgtttatgATCGAATAAAGGAACTTTCTTGATTCATCAATTTATCAAATTGATTGAGAGATTTCATTGCCGTATGTGTTTTTATCCACATAGTGGAAAATAAGATGATTCGTTGAAGCATGTGTGTGAGAATTGAACATTTTTATCTCgcaaattttacaaaatccagttttttttttttatatcttcttTTCCATCTATGTTTTCTGCAATTCATTGAGGGGTTTAGGTCACCTCTCTCATGCGTGCGAGGAacataccaaaaaaatatttttaagtatgATCGAGAATGGAAGATAATAAATTAGGTCAAGTTTCCATATTAGAGAAACTTGTTTTATAAAACTAGACCAGGAAGCTTATATTGTTggtaattttaataaaactaaatgaTGACAACTTCTAGCATGTACCACTTGATCATGTGGTTTATTATGGACCACTTATATTTACCATGAGATTAATCTCTTTCCTACACTAATATGGTGAACCCTTagtatcaaatttttaatttctctttgtCCATCTCCCTCTCCTTTGTTCTCCGACCATCGCTCACCGCTGTCGGAGGTGATTTTTGGTCATGATGCCTTTACTAGCAACCCTTGCTTcccttcctttttctctttctttatcaAACAGATCAACGACTCACAACACCACAATAGATCCATGATGTCATTGACTTCACCAAAGATGCACCAAATTCATGACAGTAAAACTGCATTAACTGGAGCACTGACTTTGTGATTTGAAGAACCACCACGAGTGGGTGCCGATAATAGATTTGCACCAAATTAAGGGGATTTTGTTCCTCATCTACTAGATCTATGACAACAGATTCGCACCAAATCAAGGTGACTTCTTGCGGGTTTGTTGTCCTAGATCTAAATTGAGTTGGACCTTGttcaattgttttttatttgatcatgaacAACGAAAGGGGTGACACAAATCTTGAAAGAGGTCACGATCATCACATGAACAAGGTGTTCACGCTGAGGTCATGGTGCCTATTGAGGCACTAGTTCAACAGTGATTGACAAATGGCGATGGTGATGGATGTGAGGTGGCGACAACAATGACTAGGTGAGGAAGGAGGAAAAGTTGGAGGGGAGAAAGGAAATGCTTTAGTGAGGGAGGATTTATGATAACACTATGTACCTTGTTTCATCTAATGTCTATAAATAATGGTGTGCGGTAGATCACATGATCAATTGGTCCATGCTAGAAGTGGTCCAAAATGATTATAATGGTTGTTGTTAAAATCCtcacataaaaaaaactcaccTCAGTTTATCTTAACATCAAAGCCTTTCAATCCACACAaagttagataaaaaaaaaaatcaccaatcTCAAACAACAATTGtaccaaaatcaaatttgcatTTCAcatgttaaaaacaaaaataagaaatcaataataataactacACAATGACCCAACCAAAGCATTGTAAAATAAAGCAAGCAatggaattaattaaaattgaattgcaTGATGAGTGAGAACTAAATGGCTATGGAGACAAAGGTAGCATATATCCAACAAGAATGGATGGGTGAAAATTGAAGAATCAAGAAATGATgttattaaaacaataaaaaagttgAGAGAGAATGAAAAAACCTTCAAAAATTGATAATTGAAGCAAGCAGATGAGTGTGACACTGACAAATTGATTGGCTTTCTTTGTTTAGTGATGGTGGTGGGAGATGAATCATTTGATTTGGGGTGAGACTTGTAATGAATATTTATTGTGTGAAAGAGCAAgtgaaagaatgaaagaagagtGAAAGAAGGTATTATTTATAAactaatgaaataaattattatagtgATAGTTAAAAACGTtacttttatgaaaatttttcaatatcttatttttattattaatgacaTTAATTGCTTTCACACGAATCGAAGGATAATATTAACTTGAATTCAAAAGTTAAAAtcactaaaataaatttcttaaaagatAAGTGGGTCTCCGCCAAAATAGTTCATGATTATCAAATTCTTGAGTTAACTAGTCAACTCTTACAATTTTACGAGTCCACTTGTTCTCTGCGAGTTGACTCATGTGCAAACTCTCTTATTAGTAGACACAAGGTAGGCTTGGTGCAACTTGGTAGACTCTTGAGTTTaccacaaaattaacaaattaaaaaaattagaccaaaacgTAAATCATTTTGGATTGTTTTCTGTGCATTTAGGGTCTAACATACATCTATTTGGTATGTTGTTCCTGAAATGAAGGACCCTTCCCCTGTAACGACATCAAATCCTTGATGGGAATATTATACCACTAATATCACATATGCAAGTTATTATCTAGCAGTGATGCATTATtgaacttaattatttaaatattgtggaatttattatttactatttttctttattatgttattaaattttttaattggtatgttatttattgatattttgttattatttttatatgaaataaactCTTACAAGTCTACAAATTGAGTCTATGGAGCTTCCACGAGTCTATGTAGACTCTTGAGTTTGATAGTCTTACATGGTTGTGCATTCAATGGTAGTAGGCAGTGGTTCATTAGAGGATGGAGGTTTCGATATAGTTGTTGCTCCAGAGAATAGGAGGCACGACAATAGCCAAAGATGCTTCGCAGTAGGGACAAGAACTCGCATAAAAGGATTATCATGAAATGGTTATGGAGATGAATATAACATATATTCAACAACCACCACGAAAGTGAAAGTGATTATGAAGAAATGCAAGAAAGTAATGAAtggatgaaaattgaaaaatcaagAAATGATGTTACTAAAAATGCAAAGAGTTGTGGGAGAATGAAAAAAACCTACGAAAACTGAGAACTAAAGGAAACATGTGAGTGTCACATTGACAAATCGATTGTTTTCTTCATTTGGGGGCAGTGGTAGGAGATGGATAATTTGATTTGAGGAAAGGGTGTTCATGGGGTTGGGTTGGTTCAAGTTTGGCTAAACCCGTTACCTAATCCGATCAAAATTTTTCGGTTGgatttaagtaaattttttacataCTTGACTCAATCCAACTCGATCATAAACAAATTGGATTAATTGAGTctcaatatttaaattttttttttattttttaaaaattaaacttttttagaataataatttgtttttgtctAAAACTTTGTAAGTATATAATGACTAAATACACTCAAAATAGATcaaattatgataatatttgactaaaaaattaatgatttcaatgttaatacaatatttttttgtttctatatataaataaagtattatattagatgagaaaacataaacaaaatcaagacTTGAAAAcaactcaaaaagaaaaaaatatgggtgatttaatttaataatctaATAAACTATGAGagctaaaaattaatgtgttttgtatttaatagataatttatatataataataaatttagttatatgaTATGAGATGAGTGTTGGGTTgggttaaaaaaatagaatctgTTATTCAATTTGTATGTAATTGGATTAATCGGGTTCGACTTgaacatttaaaaatcaaatccaatataATTGGGTTGGGCCACCAGTTGACTCAGACCCATGAACAGTCTAATTTAAAGTGAGGCTTGTAATGTGTATTTATTGTGTGAGAGAGGAAGATAAAGAAAGAAGGGTGaagtaaaatttaatgaaataaattattacagTGACGGTTAAAAGCGTtactttgttaaaaaatatcactatcttatttttattattaatgacaTTAATTACTTTCACACTAGGGGAAGGATAATactaacttaaatttaaaagttaaatcactaaaataaatttagtggAAGATATGTGgctcataaaaaaaatggtgcATGCACCAGAGAAAGGTGGCACGTGGTGGCATGTCAAGCTGAGAAGGGTGGCGCAAGGCGGTAGGCCTTGGGCCAAGTGGTGTGTGGTTCGTCAGAGGATGACAGTTCCAATCTAGTGGACATGTTGGAGAAAAGGGTCCACGACGACAACCAAAGATGTTTCCTAGTAGAGATAAACACTTGCAGAAAAGGATTATGACAAAATGGTTATGGAGATGAATGTAGCATATATTCAACAACCACTAAGAAAGTAAAAGTAATTATGAAGaaatgcaaaaaattaatgaatgggCGAAAAATTGAAGAATCAAGAGATTATGTTATTAAAAATGCAAAGAGTTGtgagagaatgaaaaaagaaaccTTTAAAAACTGAGAAGTGAAACAGACATCTGAGTGTGACACTGATAAATCgattgatttcctttgtttggCGGTGGTGGTGGGAGATGGTTAATTTGATTTGAGGTGAGGATTGTAACTTGTATTTGTTGTATGAGAGagcaagagaaagagaaaagggtGAAAGAAggtcttatttataaaatttaatgaaataaacatTTACAGTGAAGGTTAAAAATGCTactttgttaaaaattattgctatcttatttttaatattaatggcATTGATTACTTTCACACTAGTGGAAGGATaatattaacttaaatttaaatgttaaatcactaatataaatttcttcaaaaataagAGTGTTGCCGAAAAAATGGTGCatgtgttggaaaaaaaaaccaaagaagGGTGGTGCGTGGCAACGTGTTTGGTGGCGGTAGACAATGATGTGTGGTTCACCGGAGGATGACGGTTCCGATCTAGTGATCATGCCGGAGAAAAGGCACGATGACTGCCAAAGAAGCTTCACAATAGGGACAGACACTTAAAGAAAGGGATTATGACGAAATGGTTATGGAAACGATggttacatatatatttaacaaCCAGTGAGAAAGTGAAACACTCAAGGTATAAATtagataaaagaataaaagcaGAATTTAGCCCGCATAAATATGTTTATCTAATAGCATTATTTTGAGAAACAATGTTATCGATGTGCTATATATGcactttatttaaataaaataatcctcTCTAGTTACTAAAATTTTCTAGTGGGAAAGCGAAAGACTCAAGGTTGTTGTGGGTTCCAGTATCATGGTGGAAAATAAGGTTGTGACAAAATCAACTTATGAATGATTTACCTACGGAAAATAATCGCATGAAAACTTGTTTTATGTGAAGTTTTAAGCAAAAATTGCTGGAAATTCCACAGGTAAGACAAAATTCTAGTATTGTGTCTTTCTCCTCCGTTGAACTTTAATTTATGGGTTAATAGTGTGGTGTAAAAGGCTTGCGTGCTTCATTTTCGATTGGGGGAAACAAACCAATAATGTTACGATACATAGGCCTGTTATTAAAAGGTTAAATGGCGGtggtttgtttatttattttatttttccatttacATTAAAACTCTGCCTTTCTTTCTTAAGTCAAACCCACATTCTAACGTGAATGTAAAATTTATATAGTATATGGTATAATAATACTTGACTAGACTTTTATTTTAggattaaatgtaattttggttctttaattttaattatgcaaatttataattgtgtaaattgatttttcttttattaatcttTTGCTAAAAatgtaatgaattaatttataaaagtaataaatatagTTGTTTTTATGATGAACTCACCATGATTTTACATGTGTGTTACCATGATTTTTTTAGCAATGAACCAAACACAATAACAAATGTTGAGTTTTTATtaatctaaataatatttttttattatactataaatataaatggATTAAGTTTAATCCAATCTCACAACTTAAGacgattaattttataaaagaaatattttatttaatgtgaggcatttttaacatatattatttaaccATTCTAACTATCAAGACTTTTCATAAACAAGATCAAAATCTTTCTAGTAATAAAGTCTGCGACTTGTAGTATTTTCAGAAAGTATGTAACAAGTTGTCTTAAGGAGTGTTTGAAAAATGCACAATGCTTGTTGATTGCGTTGTCTAAACcactttatttttagttatattttctctcaaacaatATCGGATTCAACTAATCAGATAACTTCAAAAGGAGTGCTTAgacaaatcaaatttaaaagtgatagattatgactttttaattttttaattatcctGCTTGGGCTAGCTAATTGCCGAGcactattattagtttttttattattattattattattattatcattattattacatTGATGCGCAGATCTCTTCTTGTATACGAATTCATCTGTGTAGGTTGTTGCagttttgctttcaaatataGTGTAGAACAATGCTCAAATTGATTTGAGCACCTAACAACTTGATGATGCTTACAATTTGCACTTGGAAGGCACTGGACATTGTATGTTTGATGGTGATTTAACATGTTTATAGTTTATACccataaattgtgatttttaatttgaggGGTTTTTTTGTCCTAGTTCcgtatttaaaaagaaaaaaaaaaaccctcctATTGGGGGTTTTATATTTGAAGATTCTTCAGGCTTTATGTtcaatcaatatttaaaaaattgaatcagaAATTGAACCGTGTGAAGATATTAGAGTCatggtttaattaatttaattgattaaattttatattaaactacatttttttataaaaaaaaaaaagttgatttttaatatatttttaaataaatcattgataagttattttaattcctaaaattacaaaacattaatcattttattttttattgttgtaatttttgtaCTAATTTTTTATGGGTTTTTAGGTactaatttaaattaagattaaaatgaattttcgtaatttcaataattaaataaacgtGTTGGTGTCTGTGCAAAGTGTGGTTCAAAATGGAATAATCATCGTCTATTTCATATTAGTTTAGAGTTTTTTTGTACAGATATTAGTTCAGACTTAATCATCTTTtcatgtcttttttttaaaaaaaaattttatagatctttTCATGTTTTGTACGTATCAATatgaaatattcaaatataacaATCATAGCTGGATGTTGTCGTGTGAATTATTGAAACTTAGGCAAACAGAATTCGACTAACATAACTCCAACACAATTCTAAAGTTTAAATGTTTGAATCAAACAATTTGATTTTCAAGAGAAAAAATCTGCTTCTAGAACTTATGTAACAAGTTACTGAATTTATGCCTGCTTAGCACAGATATTATCTACTTTATACTATAAAATCTAAACTAACCATACTAGATCATGTTTTTAGTACGTTTGGCCACTGTTGACCTGTCCTCAACTGTACTTTATGCTTGTTTGGACTAAGCTAAGAGATCAATGCATACTCCACGTTCCTATTTTTTAGGAACTGCTTTTAGATCATGAGCTTCATTTAcactcatgtttttttttttaactaactgCTTTATCGTCTCTCATTTTGCGGAACTGTCTCAAgatatttaatcaattttttgaatttttaaattgattggcCGAATTATCTATCCAACACCCATATCTAATTATTTATCCGAAATATTAACCAACCTCATTTGGCTATGATTCCAACCTTGTTCATTCCACTAACTAACTTCTTGATCAAAATATCTTGGATGGCAACACTTCCAAATTTTGGATAAGGTAATTATTGAGAGAACTTTTGTTGAAAAAGTTCTCAAGCCAAAGGGTTAATTTATGACCATACTTGAGCGAATTACcctttcacaaaaattataataaaataaaacaaatgaaatcaTCATACATAACCacagtttaattaattaaaccagTTCGCAATGT contains:
- the LOC102669370 gene encoding VQ motif-containing protein 17, producing MTKLGINKDSHLVSKTKPKIRIIHVYTPEIIKTDAANFRELVQRLTGKPKEEGTGGSKSETALTKEPMDSHPKKAMIMQDEEEFLSLQNGTRLKNEHKEEEVQDDVWRSKSNEKFSGFLDGFSELDGFMEELSTLPAGNQN